Proteins found in one Quercus robur chromosome 2, dhQueRobu3.1, whole genome shotgun sequence genomic segment:
- the LOC126713848 gene encoding protein PLASTID MOVEMENT IMPAIRED 2, with product MDTAKFDNRRTTGSVKAAVNLYGDKALEGSPSLKKPQMDFSEKSSLGAREVHIARRDIGRYKESKKAAELARAQAESELSNAKKTAKDLSVLTDELNTKAKAQMQYVEMLKKSGRCDEKALAGRNIESYYQYEEVMRELEFVKRELGKLKFDMAYVLEEKLRMEKQVKASSSKMLSYLNSVEALKKEIGGANEEQVLVELARIEALKEFGEIEAQRVKEAIEFSDAMEKTKQKMKDIFEEIDQSKELEAKLTSTMSDVHVLQKELKLVKEMKAKVQRNDSLSRGSFQKGKELGTSPSLQSITEELEAAKKELAVVREEGFQFMTSMDIIRDELKHVTKDTVQLKKTEEKTDLTVQNLNSKLLRAKSKLEVVSAAEEKAKSILSNLSLTLEQLKTEAEAAKKEKELNTAETATIKADIQKTESEIDLTEERLQAAMEKLEVVKSSESLALENLRTLIEKTMTARALATQHSSKITISKFEYEYLTGRAVQAEEIADKKVAAADAWTEALKASEKEILMKTELAQREIKEVWVEEEQESYRARRSLSAKRIVGGELQNRRQKCEKNAEAENLQLALHRKSMKSNASFTPSRRAKFQKSASPAARKSASPGTRHLNLFTIKKKKKVMPNLAKLIIGKKNDKDLRAA from the exons ATGGACACAGCAAAGTTCGATAACAGAAGGACAACTGGGTCAGTTAAAGCAGCCGTAAATTTATATGGAGATAAGGCTCTTGAAGGTAGTCCCTCACTAAAGAAACCCCAGATGGATTTCTCAGAG AAGTCATCTTTAGGAGCAAGAGAAGTCCATATAGCAAGAAGGGACATTGGTAGATACAAAGAGAGCAAGAAGGCTGCTGAGTTAGCAAGAGCTCAAGCGGAATCTGAGCTCTCTAATGCAAAGAAGACAGCGAAAGATCTGTCTGTATTAACTGATGAGTTGAACACAAAGGCAAAGGCACAGATGCAATACGTTGAGATGCTAAAGAAATCTGGAAGGTGTGATGAAAAGGCATTGGCTGGTAGGAACATTGAGAGTTATTATCAGTACGAAGAAGTGATGAGAGAATTGGAATTTGTGAAACGGGAATTGGGTAAGCTTAAGTTTGACATGGCTTATGTTTTGGAAGAGAAATTGAGGATGGAGAAGCAAGTTAAAGCCTCAAGTTCGAAAATGTTGTCTTATCTAAACTCTGTTGAAGCCCTTAAGAAGGAGATTGGGGGTGCCAATGAAGAACAAGTGCTTGTTGAGTTGGCACGGATTGAGGCTTTGAAAGAGTTTGGAGAGATAGAAGCTCAAAGAGTAAAGGAAGCCATTGAATTCTCAGATGCGATGGAGAAAACTAAGCAGAAGATGAAGGATATTTTTGAAGAGATTGACCAATCGAAAGAGCTTGAAGCCAAATTGACCTCGACAATGTCTGATGTTCATGTGTTGCAAAAGGAGCTAAAGCTAGTGAAAGAAATGAAAGCAAAGGTTCAGAGAAATGATAGCTTGAGCCGTGGCAGTTTTCAAAAAGGGAAAGAATTAGGAACTTCACCTTCATTGCAATCAATTACAGAAGAGTTGGAAGCAGCGAAAAAAGAATTGGCTGTGGTCAGAGAAGAAGGCTTTCAGTTCATGACCTCCATGGATATTATAAGAGATGAACTAAAGCATGTTACAAAAGATACAGTTCAGTTGAAGAAAACAGAAGAAAAGACTGATTTAACCGTTCAGAATCTCAATTCGAAGCTTCTCAGAGCCAAGTCCAAGTTGGAAGTTGTATCTGCAGCTGAGGAAAAGGCTAAATCAATTTTGTCTAATCTATCCCTCACTCTTGAGCAGCTTAAGACAGAAGCAGAGGctgcaaagaaagaaaaggagctTAATACAGCAGAAACTGCCACCATTAAGGCAGACATTCAAAAAACTGAGTCTGAGATAGACTTGACTGAGGAAAGATTACAGGCTGCCATGGAAAAGCTCGAGGTGGTTAAATCATCAGAATCTTTAGCTCTTGAGAATTTGAGAACTCTTATTGAGAAGACCATGACAGCCAGGGCTTTGGCAACTCAGCATAGTTCCAAGATTACCATTTCAAAGTTTGAATATGAGTATTTAACTGGGCGTGCAGTTCAGGCTGAGGAAATTGCTGATAAAAAGGTTGCAGCTGCTGATGCATGGACTGAAGCTTTAAAGGCCAGTGAGAAGGAAATATTGATGAAGACAGAATTAGCTCAGAGAGAAATCAAAGAGGTATGGGTGGAGGAAGAACAAGAGTCCTATAGAGCAAGGAGGTCACTCTCTGCAAAGCGAATTGTTGGGGGAGAATTACAAAACCGGAGACAGAAATGTGAGAAGAATGCAGAAGCTGAAAACTTGCAACTAGCATTGCATAGAAAATCTATGAAAAGTAATGCCAGTTTTACTCCATCCAGGCGAGCCAAGTTTCAGAAGTCTGCCTCACCAGCAGCTCGAAAGTCTGCCTCACCAGGCACACGGCATCTTAATTTGTTCactattaagaagaaaaagaaggtaaTGCCTAATCTAGCAAAGCTAATTATTGGcaaaaaaaatgacaaggaTCTGAGAGCTGCCTGA
- the LOC126699911 gene encoding uncharacterized protein LOC126699911, translated as MANQVLVEGDQGNSDVQQVNSFPFTSEQYQQLISMLNFHASTSSGANDVLHLANSALSSNECNAWSDSVSLDLYHSVFAVNLINKVAYGNDVWVLEAGATNHIVHSLSSFTHITSSISTFVQLPNGEKVTVTHIGPYLLENDWNFVSTPSVTKPYLWHMRLGYVSDNKLHALHSYLLDKRLPFPSINHVSDNAFNLIHCGDHLLGSLMMVSDTSLPLWMMPQDPLGSKFEPRSSSCVFLGYPFGVKGYKLLDLTTKRIFVSRDVHFLEIAFPFASPSHSFSPHTSIPLPHLFHSVAQTPASLLDFPTTNPPQVHNNDPGNVYNADIPFTPTISLDEDFVLPMLPVDQDSTDSSALNPSQSIPPDLPSNIVPPASLRKSSRVSKPPSYLQDYKCNTVVSNHLTSSLPANKSSIPYPLSTYLDSSKLSSNYAHFYSLIFAIPEPTSYHEVVQDPN; from the exons ATGGCCAATCAAGTCTTGGTTGAAGGTGATCAAGGCAATTCTGATGTTCAGCAGGTCAATTCCTTCCCTTTCACTTCAGAGCAGTATCAGCAACTGATTTCTATGCTCAACTTTCATGCATCCACATCTAGTGGTGCTAATGATGTCTTACACTTAGCCAATTCTGCCCTTTCAAGTAATGAGTGTAATGCTTGGTCAGATTCTGTTTCCTTAGACTTGTATCATTCAGTTTTTGCTGTTAATCTTATCAATAAGGTTGCTTATGGTAATGATGTATGGGTTCTTGAAGCTGGGGCCACAAACCATATAGTCcattctttatcttcttttacACATATCACTAGTTCCATTTCAACATTTGTTCAATTGCCTAATGGTGAAAAGGTTACTGTTACACATATAG GACCTTACTTGTTGGAGAATGATTGGA ATTTTGTGTCAACTCCTAGTGTTACTAAGCCATATCTTTGGCATATGAGGTTAGGTTATGTCTCCGATAATAAGCTTCATGCTTTACACAGTTATCTTCTTGAT AAACGACTTCCATTTCCTTCTATTAATCATGTTTCAGATAATGCTTTTAATTTGATCCATTGTGGGGACCATTTGCTAGGTTCACTCATGATGGTTTCAGATACTTCCTTACCATTATGGATGATGCCACAAGATCCACTTGG GTCCAAATTTGAACCAAGGTCCTCTTcttgtgtttttcttggttACCCCTTTGGTGTTAAAGGTTACAAGTTACTTGATTTAACTACCAAAAGGATTTTTGTCTCTAGAGATGTTCATTTCCTTGAAATTGCGTTTCCTTTTGCTTCACCTTCTCATTCTTTCTCACCTCACACTAGCATCCCTTTACCTCATCTTTTCCATTCAGTGGCTCAAACACCTGCTTCCTTGCTTGATTTTCCTACTACCAACCCTCCTCAGGTTCACAATAATGATCCTGGTAATGTTTATAATGCTGACATTCCTTTTACTCCTACTATTTCTTTAGATGAGGATTTTGTGTTACCTATGTTACCTGTTGATCAGGATTCTACAGATTCCTCAGCCCTCAATCCATCTCAATCTATCCCACCTGACCTTCCTTCCAATATTGTACCACCTGCTTCTTTAAGGAAGTCATCCAGGGTGTCTAAACCACCTTCATACTTGCAAGATTATAAGTGCAACACTGTTGTCAGCAATCACCTCACTTCTTCTCTTCCTGCCAACAAGTCAAGTATACCTTATCCTTTGTCCACTTACCTTGATTCCTCTAAATTGTCTTCCAATTACGCCCATTTTTATTCTCTCATTTTTGCCATTCCTGAGCCTACATCTTACCATGAGGTAGTACAAGATCCTAACTAG